Below is a window of Rhodoglobus vestalii DNA.
GTGAGGTAAGCGGCGCTGTGAGTTGTTATCGAGAGAGCAGCTCCGCGCGTTCCGGATGAGCTTCGAACCACTCGGCGACATACCAGCACACCGGAATCACTTTTTTCGTGGAGCTCGATTCGACATCATCGATTGCGAACGTGATCAGTTCCGCCGCGTAGCCTTTGCCCCGCTGCGCCGGCTCTGTAAAGGTGTGGGTGAACGAAATCGACGTGTCATTTGAGCGATAGTCCGCCACGGCAACAAGACTGCCGTCAACATTCATCACATAACGATTCGAATCGGCTTCGTGAACTAATTGTGTCGTCATCTGCTCACCCTATCCGGGAGAGCAGATTCGATGGCGCTAACGATAGCGGGATCATCCGGAACCGTCGTCGGCCGAAAACGCTTCACCTCGTTGTTGGGCAACACCAAAAACTTCTCAAAGTTCCACGCGACACGACCCGCTTTGCCCGCGCTATCCGGCGTCTTCTTCAGTTCTGCGTACAGGGGGTGTGTGGACCTGCCGTTAATTTTTACTTTTTCAAACATGGGGAAGGTGACACCCCACGTCGTCGAGCAGTATTTCGCAATTGCACCCTCGGTGCTCAGCTCTTGTAAGAACTGATTGCTCGGGAAGCCCAAGACAGCAAACCCACGGTCTCCATAGGTTTTTTGCAGCTGTTCGAGCTGCTCATACTGGGGTGCGAGCCCGCATCGTGAAGCTACGTTCACGATCAGAACAACCTTGTCCCGAAAATCTGCGAGAGAGGTTTCGTTGCCATCAATAGTGGTCAGTGGGATGTCGCGGAGTTCAGTCACGTCGCCACGCTACGCCCACATCCTGAGCACTCGCCGACGACCTCCGGAATGTTGTCAGCGAGGTTCGGTAGTGTTGATCTTTCACCCGATCAG
It encodes the following:
- a CDS encoding GNAT family N-acetyltransferase is translated as MTTQLVHEADSNRYVMNVDGSLVAVADYRSNDTSISFTHTFTEPAQRGKGYAAELITFAIDDVESSSTKKVIPVCWYVAEWFEAHPERAELLSR
- a CDS encoding glutathione peroxidase, coding for MTELRDIPLTTIDGNETSLADFRDKVVLIVNVASRCGLAPQYEQLEQLQKTYGDRGFAVLGFPSNQFLQELSTEGAIAKYCSTTWGVTFPMFEKVKINGRSTHPLYAELKKTPDSAGKAGRVAWNFEKFLVLPNNEVKRFRPTTVPDDPAIVSAIESALPDRVSR